Proteins encoded in a region of the Haloarchaeobius salinus genome:
- the serA gene encoding phosphoglycerate dehydrogenase, producing MKVLVTDPIADAGLDVLRDAGHEVETAYEVSGDDLLEAVSDANALVVRSGTEVTEAVFEAAPELVIVGRAGIGVDNIDIDAATDHGVIVANAPEGNVRAAAEHTVAMAFATARSIPQAHIRLKGGDWAKGDYLGTEVNGKTLGVVGLGRVGQEVAKKCASLGMDIVAFDPYISEERADQLGAELVDLDGCLDRADFLTVHVPLTDETAGMIGERELAQLEGGYVVNCARGGVVDETALAEAVEDGVLAGAAVDVFAEEPVSQDNPLLAVEDVVVTPHLGASTEAAQENVATSTAEQVVAAFAGEPVMNALNAPSIDETAFPRVQPYVELAETAGKVAAQLLDDRISNVEVVYQGEIAEEDVDFVTASALKGVFEPLEWQVNAVNAPRIAEERGVDVTESKTRSAEDFQSLVTVKVADGDREVSVCGTLFAGDDPRIVRVDGYRVDAIPHGRMVVARNADEPGVIGLIGSVMGDYGVNIAGMFNARETIGGEALTVYNVDGEVPEEAMEKLLADGRIIEVRQIVLDDD from the coding sequence ATGAAGGTTCTCGTAACGGACCCCATCGCGGACGCGGGTCTGGACGTGCTCCGCGACGCGGGGCACGAGGTCGAGACGGCGTACGAGGTCTCCGGCGACGACCTGCTGGAGGCAGTGAGTGATGCGAACGCACTCGTCGTCCGCTCCGGAACGGAGGTCACCGAGGCCGTCTTCGAGGCGGCCCCCGAGCTCGTCATCGTCGGGCGGGCCGGCATCGGCGTCGACAACATCGACATCGACGCCGCGACCGACCACGGCGTCATCGTCGCGAACGCACCCGAGGGCAACGTCCGCGCGGCCGCCGAGCACACGGTCGCGATGGCGTTCGCCACGGCGCGCTCCATCCCGCAGGCGCACATCCGGCTGAAGGGCGGCGACTGGGCGAAGGGCGACTACCTCGGCACCGAGGTCAACGGCAAGACACTCGGCGTCGTCGGCCTCGGCCGCGTCGGCCAGGAGGTCGCCAAGAAGTGCGCCTCGCTCGGCATGGACATCGTCGCGTTCGACCCGTACATCTCCGAGGAGCGCGCCGACCAGCTCGGGGCCGAGCTCGTCGACCTCGACGGCTGTCTCGACCGCGCCGACTTCCTCACGGTCCACGTCCCGCTGACCGACGAGACGGCGGGCATGATCGGCGAGCGCGAGCTCGCCCAACTCGAGGGCGGCTACGTCGTCAACTGCGCCCGCGGCGGCGTCGTCGACGAGACGGCGCTGGCCGAGGCGGTCGAGGACGGCGTGCTCGCCGGCGCGGCCGTCGACGTGTTCGCCGAGGAGCCCGTGAGCCAGGACAACCCGCTGCTCGCCGTCGAGGACGTGGTCGTCACGCCCCACCTCGGGGCGAGCACGGAGGCCGCACAGGAGAACGTCGCGACCTCGACGGCCGAGCAGGTCGTCGCCGCGTTCGCCGGCGAACCCGTGATGAACGCGCTGAACGCGCCCTCCATCGACGAGACGGCGTTCCCGCGCGTCCAGCCCTACGTCGAACTCGCCGAGACCGCCGGCAAGGTCGCCGCACAGCTGCTCGACGACCGCATCTCGAACGTCGAGGTCGTCTACCAGGGCGAGATCGCCGAGGAGGACGTCGACTTCGTCACCGCCAGCGCGCTCAAGGGCGTCTTCGAACCGCTGGAGTGGCAGGTCAACGCCGTCAACGCCCCCCGGATCGCCGAGGAGCGCGGCGTCGACGTCACCGAGTCGAAGACCCGTTCGGCCGAGGACTTCCAGAGCCTCGTCACCGTGAAGGTCGCCGACGGCGACCGCGAGGTCTCGGTCTGTGGCACCCTGTTCGCGGGCGACGACCCGCGCATCGTCCGCGTCGACGGCTACCGCGTCGACGCCATCCCGCACGGGCGCATGGTCGTGGCACGCAACGCCGACGAGCCCGGCGTCATCGGCCTCATCGGGAGCGTCATGGGCGACTACGGCGTGAACATCGCCGGGATGTTCAACGCCCGCGAGACCATCGGCGGCGAGGCGCTGACCGTCTACAACGTCGACGGCGAGGTGCCCGAGGAAGCCATGGAGAAGCTGCTCGCCGACGGGCGCATCATCGAGGTGCGCCAGATCGTCCTCGACGACGACTGA
- a CDS encoding DUF424 domain-containing protein — MILNERRTEEGLLVSVCDPDVLGETFEDGDLSLTVTEEFYAGDEVDEDAVVDSLRRASVANIVGERAVTVAIDAGIVEEANVLAIEDTLHAQLLRLG; from the coding sequence ATGATACTCAACGAGCGACGAACCGAGGAGGGACTGCTCGTCTCCGTCTGCGACCCGGACGTGCTCGGCGAGACGTTCGAGGACGGCGACCTCTCGCTGACGGTGACCGAGGAGTTCTACGCGGGCGACGAGGTCGACGAGGACGCCGTCGTCGACAGCCTGCGCCGGGCCAGCGTCGCCAACATCGTCGGCGAGCGCGCCGTGACGGTGGCCATCGACGCCGGCATCGTCGAGGAGGCGAACGTGCTGGCCATCGAGGACACGCTGCACGCGCAGTTGCTGCGGCTCGGGTAG
- a CDS encoding outer membrane protein assembly factor BamB family protein has product MPTGARRRLSTLFLCLLVLGSVGAGAGTGTAATPPSVSYGSASVTPTTLDAGSAVNASVVVSNTGDSVGVYNVSVSVDGTVEQWTNGTIGAGVTRTVTVTETLWETGDRTVTVAGGGASATETVTVRAANPTYHGGPENLGHYPDQYGPTSEPVEAWSVSDGTPHVMQPTIVDGTLYTAFHDGGKLYALDPETGEEHWNATPGGGSGSTWTTPAYANGVLYLGSNDYKLHAIDADTGDELWNYSTQTNVRSAPAVVDGVVYFGSNDGNVTAVNATTGEELWYYTMYQPVLVESNPAVVDGVVYVGAYDANVTALDAETGQVRWRYTLRDESQSDPTVAQDTVYIGSDSTMGETSGVGAVHALNATDGTERWHYNVSGDVDAGQVYADGVVYAGSRGGDLVALDATTGQRIWNVTGSDFRGAPVVAGDVLYISDFGNQTVHAFDATDGTELWQYDSPTGYTYPTVLAWNGFLYYGSGSHFYALEQPAPAITNVAVTNPSGQDVQVAFDSDSQLVNISVSISGAGSATLTGSDFTETGSVGSYTYTATYAGGSDGTYTATVDTAEDSDAKDGGDGESDSVTVDTTAPTVSGYTVSNPAGQDVTVSFNASEQLGTVEATVSGAESATLTLGDFTETDNGGSYTYTATYAGSSDGEYTVGLDTAEDTSGNDGAGGESASVDVDTTAPTISDYLVSNPSGSDVQVSFDASEQLVTVDGTVSGTESASLSTGDFTETDNGDGTYEYTTTYAGGSDGSYTVTLDHANDSVGLDGAGGESASVTVDTVAPTISNITVTNPDAQNVTVSFQSNEQLGTMLVGIDGAEFASLSLANFTESGSGPYTYTATYEGGSDGNYGATVYSATDAAGNDGARGQSASVPVGTAVVSSSVEHVAGTEPDMANVTLDSWFAGGLLQVQAKNATADFGDFDTGPDYELAGLGADETTVIRATVTVQNTTPRVLIGSAHDATWTRTNNGNGTWTVVIEGSPAAVDSYFEADGSSPSSWPGTIRANESQDAAWTFAVDDLSTMSTTHRERLNGSIMTTDAQEFGSPRYDDSGPNDRIGLHVKGPHFAEDGTNNTGFFEAYLPQALLDDWGVNATELAGELNGVSRNTTVTAVQGGGVRVDFGIHYSAADAAITVDTTAPTAVAGSNVTVEEGTAVSFDGSGSTDNVHVASHEWAFGDGTNATGETVQHTYGAPGTYTATLTVTDGGGATDTATVNVTVERASRSGGGRATVDEGDDNTDDTADDGDTIVTVDGGGETDEPTTTGGNDRLNVTVRNARANETVGIELVDDGDDDGQSEIGAEQPNVSVTGLGMNVTRDGDFTLNVTTVELPPAAAPSIDDRGSVHEPERLADGDRRFVESTGARPVGYVTVEHTISDDDVDDVGFTFEVSKRYLDDRGVDSNSLALYRDETTRWNQLPTTVVGETESHYRFEADSPGLSRFAIGVAEPVFEVSSAELDTGTTTVGEPVTLSVAVENIGNAAGTVTVPITVDGDRVATRTVDVDARSATTLTVELAPSEAGTHEVVVDGEPVGALVVEQESTTQPPTTAVQTTPPTTVADTTAPTDEAPADGGSGLPALPALGLAAALLAFVALGTWRRE; this is encoded by the coding sequence GTGCCGACCGGGGCCCGCAGACGGCTCTCGACGCTGTTCCTCTGCCTCCTCGTCCTCGGCTCCGTCGGCGCAGGAGCCGGTACGGGGACAGCCGCGACACCGCCGTCGGTCTCCTACGGCAGTGCGTCCGTCACACCGACGACACTCGACGCGGGTAGCGCGGTGAACGCGAGCGTCGTCGTCAGCAACACCGGCGACAGTGTGGGCGTCTACAACGTCTCCGTCTCCGTCGACGGCACGGTCGAGCAGTGGACGAACGGTACCATCGGTGCCGGCGTCACCCGGACGGTGACCGTCACCGAGACGCTCTGGGAGACCGGCGACCGGACGGTCACCGTCGCGGGCGGGGGCGCGAGCGCGACCGAGACGGTGACGGTGCGGGCGGCGAACCCGACGTACCACGGCGGCCCGGAGAACCTCGGGCACTACCCGGACCAGTACGGCCCGACCAGCGAACCCGTGGAAGCGTGGAGCGTCTCGGACGGCACGCCCCATGTGATGCAGCCGACCATCGTGGACGGGACGCTCTACACGGCGTTCCACGACGGCGGGAAGCTGTACGCACTCGACCCCGAGACCGGCGAGGAGCACTGGAACGCCACGCCCGGAGGTGGCTCGGGCTCGACGTGGACGACGCCCGCCTACGCGAATGGCGTTCTCTACCTCGGCAGCAACGACTACAAGCTCCACGCCATCGACGCCGACACCGGCGATGAGCTGTGGAACTACTCGACGCAGACGAACGTCCGGTCCGCGCCGGCGGTCGTCGATGGTGTCGTCTACTTCGGGAGCAACGACGGCAACGTGACGGCGGTGAACGCGACGACCGGCGAGGAGCTGTGGTACTACACCATGTACCAGCCCGTCCTCGTCGAGTCGAACCCCGCGGTCGTCGACGGCGTCGTCTACGTCGGTGCCTACGACGCCAACGTCACCGCGCTGGACGCGGAGACCGGGCAGGTACGCTGGCGGTACACCCTCCGCGACGAGAGCCAGTCCGACCCGACGGTCGCCCAGGACACGGTGTACATCGGGAGCGACAGTACGATGGGTGAGACGTCGGGCGTCGGTGCCGTCCACGCGCTGAACGCCACCGACGGAACCGAACGCTGGCACTACAACGTGAGCGGCGACGTGGATGCCGGTCAGGTGTACGCCGACGGCGTCGTCTACGCGGGCAGCCGCGGCGGCGACCTCGTCGCGCTGGACGCGACGACCGGACAGCGGATCTGGAACGTCACCGGCTCCGACTTCCGTGGCGCGCCGGTCGTCGCGGGTGACGTCCTGTACATCTCGGACTTCGGCAACCAGACCGTTCACGCGTTCGACGCGACCGACGGCACCGAGCTCTGGCAGTACGACTCGCCGACGGGGTACACCTACCCGACGGTGCTCGCCTGGAACGGCTTCCTCTACTACGGCTCCGGAAGCCACTTCTACGCGCTCGAACAGCCCGCACCGGCCATCACGAACGTGGCCGTCACGAACCCGTCGGGACAGGACGTACAGGTCGCGTTCGACTCGGACAGCCAGCTGGTGAACATCTCGGTGTCCATCTCGGGCGCGGGGAGTGCGACGCTGACCGGGAGCGACTTCACTGAGACCGGGAGTGTGGGGAGCTACACGTACACCGCGACGTACGCGGGCGGCAGCGACGGCACGTACACCGCGACCGTCGACACCGCCGAGGACTCGGACGCGAAGGACGGCGGCGACGGCGAATCGGACAGCGTCACCGTCGACACGACCGCGCCGACGGTCTCCGGGTACACGGTCTCGAACCCCGCCGGACAGGACGTGACCGTCTCGTTCAACGCAAGCGAACAGCTCGGGACCGTCGAAGCCACCGTCTCCGGCGCGGAGTCCGCCACGCTCACCCTCGGCGACTTCACCGAGACGGACAACGGCGGCAGCTACACCTACACCGCGACGTACGCGGGCAGCAGCGACGGCGAGTACACCGTCGGACTCGACACCGCCGAGGACACCAGCGGCAACGACGGCGCGGGCGGCGAGTCCGCCAGCGTCGACGTGGACACGACCGCGCCGACCATCTCGGACTACCTGGTGTCGAACCCGTCCGGGTCGGACGTGCAGGTCAGCTTCGACGCGAGCGAGCAGCTCGTGACGGTCGACGGGACGGTCTCCGGCACCGAATCCGCCTCGCTCTCGACGGGCGACTTCACCGAGACCGACAACGGCGACGGTACCTACGAGTACACCACCACCTACGCCGGCGGCAGCGACGGGAGCTACACGGTGACGCTCGACCACGCGAACGACTCCGTCGGCCTCGACGGCGCGGGCGGCGAGTCCGCCAGCGTCACCGTCGACACCGTCGCACCCACCATCTCGAACATCACCGTGACGAATCCCGACGCCCAGAACGTGACGGTGTCGTTCCAGTCGAACGAGCAGCTCGGGACGATGCTGGTCGGCATCGACGGCGCGGAGTTCGCCAGCCTCTCCCTGGCCAACTTCACCGAGAGCGGCAGCGGGCCGTACACCTACACCGCGACGTACGAGGGCGGAAGCGACGGCAACTACGGGGCGACCGTCTACAGCGCGACCGACGCCGCCGGCAACGACGGCGCGAGGGGCCAGTCCGCGAGCGTGCCAGTCGGCACCGCCGTCGTCTCCTCGTCAGTCGAGCACGTCGCTGGTACCGAGCCCGACATGGCGAACGTCACGCTCGACTCGTGGTTCGCCGGCGGGCTGCTGCAGGTGCAGGCGAAGAACGCCACCGCCGACTTCGGCGACTTCGACACCGGGCCGGACTACGAGCTCGCCGGCCTCGGAGCGGACGAGACGACCGTCATCCGGGCGACGGTCACGGTCCAGAACACCACGCCGCGGGTGCTCATCGGGAGCGCGCACGACGCGACGTGGACCCGGACGAACAACGGCAACGGTACGTGGACCGTCGTCATCGAGGGCAGCCCCGCCGCGGTCGACTCCTACTTCGAGGCCGACGGCTCCAGCCCGAGCAGCTGGCCGGGGACCATCCGGGCCAACGAGTCACAGGACGCCGCCTGGACGTTCGCGGTCGACGACCTCTCGACGATGTCCACGACCCACCGCGAGCGGCTCAACGGCTCGATCATGACCACCGACGCCCAGGAGTTCGGCAGTCCGCGGTACGACGACTCCGGGCCGAACGACCGGATCGGGCTCCACGTGAAGGGACCGCACTTCGCCGAGGACGGGACGAACAACACCGGCTTCTTCGAGGCGTACCTCCCGCAGGCGCTCCTCGACGACTGGGGCGTCAACGCGACCGAGCTCGCCGGTGAGCTCAACGGAGTCAGCCGGAACACGACGGTCACCGCCGTTCAGGGCGGTGGCGTCCGCGTCGACTTCGGCATCCACTACTCCGCGGCCGACGCCGCCATTACGGTCGACACGACCGCGCCGACCGCGGTGGCCGGCTCCAACGTGACCGTCGAGGAGGGGACCGCCGTGAGCTTCGACGGCTCCGGCTCGACCGACAACGTCCACGTCGCCAGCCACGAGTGGGCGTTCGGCGACGGCACGAACGCGACCGGCGAGACGGTCCAGCACACCTACGGCGCGCCCGGGACATACACCGCGACGCTCACCGTCACCGACGGCGGCGGTGCGACGGACACCGCCACCGTGAACGTCACCGTCGAGCGTGCGAGCAGGAGTGGCGGTGGCAGGGCGACGGTCGACGAGGGGGACGACAACACGGACGACACCGCCGACGACGGCGACACCATCGTCACCGTCGACGGCGGGGGCGAGACCGACGAGCCGACCACGACCGGGGGGAACGACCGCCTGAACGTGACCGTCCGGAACGCCAGGGCGAACGAGACCGTCGGCATCGAACTCGTCGACGACGGCGACGACGACGGGCAGTCCGAAATCGGTGCCGAGCAGCCCAACGTCTCCGTGACGGGTCTCGGGATGAACGTCACCCGCGACGGCGACTTCACCCTGAACGTCACCACCGTGGAGCTGCCACCCGCGGCCGCCCCGTCCATCGACGACAGGGGGTCGGTCCACGAGCCGGAGCGCCTGGCCGACGGCGACCGCCGGTTCGTCGAGTCGACGGGCGCACGGCCGGTCGGCTACGTCACCGTCGAGCACACCATCAGTGACGACGACGTCGACGACGTCGGCTTCACCTTCGAGGTGTCGAAGCGGTACCTCGACGACCGCGGCGTCGACAGCAACTCGCTGGCGCTCTACCGCGACGAGACGACCCGCTGGAACCAGCTCCCGACGACGGTCGTCGGCGAGACGGAGAGCCACTACCGGTTCGAGGCCGACTCGCCCGGCCTCTCGCGGTTCGCCATCGGCGTCGCCGAACCGGTGTTCGAGGTGTCGAGCGCCGAACTCGACACCGGGACGACGACCGTCGGCGAACCGGTGACGCTCTCGGTCGCGGTGGAGAACATCGGGAACGCCGCCGGGACGGTCACCGTGCCGATCACGGTCGACGGCGACCGCGTCGCGACCCGGACGGTCGACGTGGACGCACGCTCCGCGACGACGCTGACGGTCGAACTCGCCCCGTCGGAGGCCGGCACCCACGAGGTCGTCGTCGACGGCGAGCCCGTCGGGGCGCTGGTCGTCGAGCAGGAGTCGACCACGCAGCCGCCGACCACCGCCGTGCAGACGACGCCACCGACGACCGTCGCGGACACGACCGCACCGACCGACGAGGCACCCGCAGACGGTGGGAGCGGGCTCCCGGCCCTGCCCGCCCTCGGGCTGGCGGCCGCGCTGCTCGCGTTCGTCGCACTCGGTACGTGGCGGCGGGAGTGA
- a CDS encoding 50S ribosomal protein L39e has product MGKKSKAKKKRLAKLERQNSRVPAWVMLKTDMETQRNYKRRNWRRNDTDE; this is encoded by the coding sequence ATGGGTAAGAAGTCGAAGGCGAAGAAAAAGCGCCTCGCCAAGCTCGAGCGACAGAACAGCCGGGTGCCCGCGTGGGTCATGCTGAAGACCGACATGGAGACCCAGCGCAACTACAAGCGCCGGAACTGGCGGCGTAACGACACCGACGAATAA
- a CDS encoding histidine kinase, protein MASETTTETIVGRNTRMEPWQGGVVGGLVGGAAMGVMLTMQMTPVIENAIPAMYGLSGGAAGWVIHMVHAAILGVGFAAVAQQVELDSLVPSVGVGLAYGVVLWAVLAVLVMPVWLGAVGFAGAPALPNVNVQSLVGHLVYGGVLGLVYPFVTFAD, encoded by the coding sequence ATGGCATCCGAGACAACCACCGAGACGATAGTCGGACGGAACACACGAATGGAACCGTGGCAGGGCGGCGTCGTCGGCGGGCTCGTCGGCGGTGCGGCCATGGGCGTCATGCTCACGATGCAGATGACGCCCGTCATCGAGAACGCCATCCCCGCGATGTACGGTCTCTCCGGCGGTGCGGCCGGCTGGGTGATCCACATGGTCCACGCGGCCATCCTCGGCGTCGGCTTCGCCGCCGTGGCACAGCAGGTCGAGCTCGACTCGCTCGTGCCGAGCGTCGGTGTCGGGCTCGCCTACGGTGTCGTCCTGTGGGCCGTGCTGGCGGTGCTGGTGATGCCGGTGTGGCTCGGGGCCGTCGGCTTCGCCGGGGCACCGGCGCTCCCGAACGTGAACGTCCAGAGCCTCGTCGGGCACCTCGTCTACGGCGGCGTGCTCGGACTGGTGTACCCGTTCGTCACGTTCGCGGACTGA
- the thpR gene encoding RNA 2',3'-cyclic phosphodiesterase: MRLFVSVDLPPDLADDVASVQERFADTSGLDRTDPGSVHVTLKFLGEVSEARLGRVEDAVAAGVDRAAVGPFEATFGGLGVFPSLDYINVVWLGLRDGAAELTTLHEGIEAETTAIGFSPEDHAFTPHVTLGRMRHAGGKERVQELVRETDPSAGSMRVDEVHLTESTLTDDGPEYGTVARFPL, translated from the coding sequence ATGCGACTGTTCGTCAGTGTCGACCTCCCCCCGGACCTCGCCGACGACGTGGCGTCGGTGCAGGAGCGGTTCGCCGACACCAGCGGACTGGACCGGACGGACCCTGGCAGCGTCCACGTCACGCTCAAGTTCCTCGGGGAGGTGAGCGAGGCACGCCTCGGCCGGGTCGAGGACGCCGTCGCCGCGGGGGTCGACCGGGCAGCAGTCGGGCCGTTCGAGGCGACGTTCGGCGGGCTCGGCGTCTTCCCCTCGCTCGACTACATCAACGTCGTCTGGCTCGGGCTCCGCGACGGCGCGGCGGAACTCACCACGCTCCACGAGGGCATCGAGGCCGAGACGACGGCCATCGGCTTCTCGCCGGAGGACCACGCGTTCACGCCGCACGTCACCCTCGGGCGGATGCGCCACGCGGGCGGCAAGGAGCGGGTGCAGGAGCTGGTCCGCGAGACCGACCCGTCGGCCGGCTCGATGCGCGTCGACGAGGTCCACCTGACCGAGAGCACGCTGACCGACGACGGGCCGGAGTACGGGACGGTCGCGCGGTTCCCGCTCTAG
- a CDS encoding helix-turn-helix domain-containing protein, whose product MSDASPDDLGDLLEQPEPGFRQVMSCVFGIHEHETRTYLTLLDQPGSTVEELANQLERDRSNVNRSLSTLLERGLVERERRLLDSGGYVYQYTGVELPEAKGMLHTALDEWTEHVHGVIETFDGEA is encoded by the coding sequence ATGAGCGACGCCTCCCCCGACGACCTCGGCGACCTGCTCGAACAGCCCGAGCCGGGGTTCCGGCAGGTGATGAGCTGTGTCTTCGGTATCCACGAACACGAGACGCGGACGTACCTGACGCTGCTCGACCAGCCCGGCAGCACCGTCGAGGAGCTCGCGAACCAGCTCGAGCGCGACCGCAGCAACGTCAACCGGTCGCTCTCGACGCTGCTCGAACGCGGGCTCGTCGAGCGGGAGCGTCGACTGCTCGACTCCGGCGGCTACGTCTACCAGTACACCGGTGTCGAACTACCCGAGGCCAAGGGGATGCTCCACACCGCGCTCGACGAGTGGACCGAGCACGTCCACGGCGTCATCGAGACGTTCGACGGCGAGGCCTGA
- a CDS encoding translation initiation factor IF-6, giving the protein MLRTAFAGSPYVGVFARATDTCLLCRPDLDESQQSELADELEVPAIPTNVAGSSTVGALAAGNSNGLVVTSRIRDNERERIADAIDGTLGELPGRHNAAGNIILANDTGAYVHPDLSDEAVAVVEDTLEVPVERGDLAGVRTVGTAAVATNRGVLCHPKSTDAELDALEELLGVPADVGTVNYGAPLVGSGLVVNDYGYVAGEDTTGPELGRIEDALGLVD; this is encoded by the coding sequence GTGCTACGGACCGCGTTCGCCGGGTCTCCCTACGTCGGCGTGTTCGCGCGGGCCACCGACACCTGTCTGCTGTGTCGTCCCGACCTCGACGAGTCCCAACAGTCGGAGCTCGCCGACGAGCTCGAGGTGCCGGCCATCCCCACGAACGTCGCCGGCTCCTCGACCGTCGGTGCGCTCGCGGCCGGTAACTCCAACGGTCTGGTCGTGACGAGTCGCATCCGCGACAACGAGCGCGAGCGGATCGCGGACGCCATCGACGGCACGCTCGGCGAGCTCCCCGGTCGGCACAACGCCGCCGGCAACATCATCCTCGCCAACGACACCGGCGCGTACGTCCACCCGGACCTCTCGGACGAGGCCGTCGCCGTCGTCGAGGACACCCTCGAGGTGCCCGTCGAGCGCGGCGACCTCGCGGGCGTCCGCACCGTCGGCACCGCCGCCGTCGCGACGAACAGGGGCGTGCTCTGTCACCCCAAGTCGACCGACGCGGAGCTCGACGCGCTCGAGGAGCTGCTCGGCGTCCCGGCCGACGTCGGCACCGTCAACTACGGCGCGCCGCTCGTCGGCTCCGGCCTCGTCGTCAACGACTACGGCTACGTCGCCGGCGAGGACACCACCGGCCCCGAGCTCGGGCGCATCGAGGACGCGCTCGGCCTCGTGGACTGA
- a CDS encoding 50S ribosomal protein L31e, whose product MSANDFEERVMTVPLRDVNAEAKHKRADKAMSLIRDHLAQHFSVDGDAVRLDPSINEAVWSRGRKKPPSKLRVRAARFDEDGESIVEAEHAE is encoded by the coding sequence ATGAGCGCGAACGACTTCGAGGAGCGCGTCATGACCGTGCCGCTCCGCGACGTGAACGCGGAGGCGAAGCACAAGCGCGCCGACAAGGCGATGTCCCTCATCCGGGACCACCTCGCACAGCACTTCAGCGTCGACGGCGACGCCGTGCGCCTCGACCCCTCCATCAACGAGGCGGTCTGGTCGCGCGGTCGGAAGAAGCCCCCGAGCAAGCTCCGCGTTCGCGCCGCCCGCTTCGACGAGGACGGCGAGTCGATCGTGGAAGCCGAACACGCGGAGTAA
- the thrC gene encoding threonine synthase produces the protein MSSLSLSAETPAAPTAAVDGVWLECIDCGDAYAPFESVRYTCDCGSLLEVRYDDLPTWDEFSGRGVWRYSAALPFEEGVSLPEGDTQFHRVPRLEDEVGVESLRVKHEGMNPTGSFKDRGMTVGVRTAEELGVGRLACASTGNTSAALAAYGARAGLETLVLLPAGKVAAGKVAQASLHGARILEVDGNFDTCLDIVQDLAERGEAYLLNSLNPFRLEGQKTIGLEILEAHREDYGEYPDRIVLPVGNAGNTAALYKCFRELVQAGAMARDEVPKLTGVQAAGAAPMVEAIEEGNDETRRWDEVETVATAIRIGNPVNAPKALPGIRETGGTAVAVEDDAITQAQRDLAGEGVGVEPASAASLAGLRKLRERGDVSDDERVVCLTTGHLLKDPDAAAAAGAAPEPVPGDTAGVLEHLGR, from the coding sequence ATGAGTTCGCTCTCGCTCTCGGCCGAGACGCCCGCGGCTCCGACGGCCGCCGTCGACGGCGTCTGGCTCGAATGCATCGACTGTGGTGACGCCTACGCGCCGTTCGAGTCCGTCCGGTACACCTGCGACTGCGGGTCGCTGCTGGAGGTCCGGTACGACGACCTGCCCACCTGGGACGAGTTCTCCGGCCGCGGCGTCTGGCGCTACTCGGCCGCGCTCCCCTTCGAGGAGGGCGTCTCCCTCCCCGAGGGCGACACCCAGTTCCACCGCGTCCCCCGGCTGGAGGACGAGGTCGGCGTCGAGAGCCTCCGGGTGAAGCACGAGGGGATGAACCCGACCGGCTCGTTCAAGGACCGCGGGATGACCGTCGGCGTGCGGACCGCCGAGGAGCTGGGGGTCGGTCGCCTCGCCTGCGCCTCGACGGGCAACACCTCCGCCGCGCTCGCGGCCTACGGCGCACGCGCCGGGCTGGAGACGCTCGTCCTGCTGCCCGCGGGCAAGGTCGCCGCCGGGAAGGTCGCACAGGCCAGCCTCCACGGCGCGCGCATCCTCGAGGTGGACGGCAACTTCGACACCTGCCTCGACATCGTGCAGGACCTCGCGGAGCGGGGCGAGGCGTACCTGCTCAACTCGCTGAACCCCTTCAGACTCGAGGGACAGAAGACCATCGGGCTGGAGATCCTCGAGGCCCACCGCGAGGACTACGGCGAGTACCCCGACCGCATCGTCCTGCCCGTCGGCAACGCCGGCAACACCGCGGCGCTGTACAAGTGCTTCCGCGAGCTCGTGCAGGCCGGCGCGATGGCCCGCGACGAGGTGCCGAAGCTGACCGGCGTGCAGGCCGCCGGCGCGGCCCCGATGGTCGAGGCCATCGAGGAGGGGAACGACGAGACGCGCCGCTGGGACGAGGTCGAGACCGTCGCGACCGCCATCCGGATCGGCAACCCGGTCAACGCGCCGAAGGCCCTGCCCGGCATCCGCGAGACCGGCGGGACCGCCGTCGCCGTCGAGGACGACGCCATCACGCAGGCCCAGCGCGACCTCGCGGGCGAGGGCGTCGGCGTCGAACCCGCCTCCGCCGCGAGCCTCGCCGGGCTCCGCAAGCTCCGCGAGCGCGGCGACGTGAGCGACGACGAGCGCGTCGTCTGCCTCACCACCGGTCACCTGCTGAAGGACCCCGATGCGGCCGCCGCGGCCGGTGCCGCCCCCGAGCCAGTTCCGGGCGACACGGCGGGCGTGCTCGAACACCTCGGGCGCTGA